A region of Planktomarina temperata RCA23 DNA encodes the following proteins:
- a CDS encoding coniferyl aldehyde dehydrogenase — protein sequence MKQKKLEQVLQIQREAYFSDPIETYETRIQALIQLKRMILDNQDAICNAIELDFGCRPKEETQVAEILMVLAEIKATLKELKYWMKPQRRTNNWLLFPGLKNRVIPQPLGVVGIIVPWNFPLNLSLLPLVSVFAAGNRAMIKMSENSMHLAQLLSKITPLYFPNDKLSMIIETGDVGPRFSALPFDHLIFTGSTDTGRKVMENAAKNLTPVTLELGGKCPAIITENFPLKKAVERILYVKQFNAGQICTSVDYVFVPQSHLERFVDMAKTIAPHLVPDITSVGYTSIINDQAYSRIVDTVAEAEAAGCRIVALSDQFPDAAIRKYPLTLIIDPPVRGLAIEEREIFGPLLLVRTYSDKQQVIKYIQPKPWPLAIYPFTKDISLADFYIDQLMSGGVTVNDALIHVAQHDLPFGGVGASGMGHYHGHEGFLTFSKLRPVSYQSRFSLVRLFYPPYSSSFRRLFRLLMRFFN from the coding sequence ATGAAACAAAAGAAACTCGAGCAGGTTTTGCAAATCCAGCGTGAGGCCTATTTTTCAGACCCAATTGAGACATATGAAACTCGTATCCAGGCCCTTATCCAATTGAAAAGGATGATTTTGGATAATCAAGACGCTATTTGCAATGCCATTGAACTTGATTTTGGATGTCGACCTAAGGAAGAGACGCAAGTGGCTGAGATATTGATGGTCCTTGCGGAGATCAAAGCGACACTTAAAGAGCTTAAATATTGGATGAAGCCGCAAAGGCGTACTAATAACTGGTTGCTGTTTCCTGGACTTAAGAACAGGGTTATTCCACAGCCATTAGGCGTTGTGGGCATCATCGTGCCTTGGAATTTCCCACTTAATCTGAGTTTGCTTCCCTTAGTATCGGTGTTTGCTGCGGGAAATCGGGCAATGATAAAAATGTCTGAAAACTCGATGCATCTTGCTCAACTTCTTTCGAAAATAACACCGCTTTATTTTCCAAACGATAAGTTGTCTATGATTATTGAAACAGGGGATGTCGGCCCCAGGTTTTCCGCACTTCCTTTTGATCATTTAATTTTTACTGGCTCGACTGATACTGGGCGGAAGGTCATGGAAAACGCTGCTAAAAACCTCACACCAGTTACTCTAGAGTTGGGTGGTAAGTGTCCAGCTATTATTACTGAGAATTTTCCTCTCAAAAAAGCTGTTGAGCGCATTTTATATGTGAAACAGTTCAATGCTGGGCAGATTTGTACCTCGGTAGATTATGTCTTTGTTCCGCAATCTCACTTAGAGCGGTTTGTTGATATGGCAAAGACTATAGCTCCACATTTGGTGCCCGATATTACGTCTGTAGGTTATACATCAATAATTAATGATCAGGCTTATTCGCGAATTGTAGATACTGTTGCAGAAGCTGAGGCTGCTGGCTGTCGGATTGTGGCTTTGAGTGATCAGTTTCCAGACGCAGCAATACGCAAATATCCCCTTACATTAATTATTGACCCTCCGGTGCGAGGCTTGGCAATTGAAGAACGTGAAATATTTGGCCCGCTTTTGTTGGTAAGAACTTATTCAGATAAACAGCAGGTTATTAAATATATTCAGCCAAAACCATGGCCCCTGGCGATCTACCCTTTTACTAAAGACATATCGCTGGCTGACTTCTATATTGATCAATTAATGTCTGGCGGTGTGACCGTGAATGATGCTTTGATACATGTTGCTCAGCATGACTTACCATTTGGTGGTGTAGGTGCAAGCGGCATGGGGCACTATCATGGCCATGAAGGGTTTTTGACGTTTTCAAAACTACGCCCAGTTTCTTATCAAAGTCGATTTTCTCTAGTTCGTCTATTTTATCCACCATACTCTTCAAGTTTTAGACGATTATTTCGACTGCTCATGCGGTTTTTTAACTAG
- a CDS encoding DUF1330 domain-containing protein — MKLLIAKIKVRLAAYTNPLNNKKGFPMPKGYILSAHRSEANAAKKAAYNLLARDALKLAGGQVIVMAKPGSNLSVRENGIEQSTVIIKFQSYELALAAYESPQYQEALAALDGGADRDVRIFEGL; from the coding sequence GTGAAACTACTCATTGCAAAGATCAAAGTGAGGTTGGCAGCCTATACCAATCCGCTCAATAACAAAAAAGGATTCCCAATGCCCAAAGGATACATACTAAGCGCTCACAGGAGTGAAGCAAACGCAGCCAAAAAAGCTGCATATAATCTTTTGGCAAGAGATGCTCTAAAACTGGCTGGCGGACAGGTAATCGTCATGGCCAAGCCAGGCTCAAATCTATCAGTTCGTGAGAATGGTATCGAGCAAAGCACTGTTATAATTAAGTTCCAGTCATATGAACTAGCGTTAGCGGCCTACGAAAGCCCACAGTACCAGGAAGCACTGGCTGCTTTGGATGGAGGCGCAGACAGGGACGTAAGAATATTCGAGGGTTTATAG
- a CDS encoding LysR substrate-binding domain-containing protein, whose product MASAAKFRQLKVLKSVADYGSMTLAAQSLGISQPAVSRVISDLTELFGFSLFDRKDGLLIPSKETRYILPDISRVIELMDQIQHTSRDLTARRAGHLRVACLPGFATSHLPNVVASFLEKRPDVTITIEPDRPERILEWIIGEQYDCGITDAFTGHPAIESITMDIRTVCIFPLSHRFSELSTITPKELDNERLIHARRDSYFFQALNEVFRNYSVRPKHTVETRQFTGACELVARNVGVSIVSELDARTYHGQLNFRPFTPNIPHQLSLVRPTHQTASMITLDFMEQFKASLEDLLV is encoded by the coding sequence ATGGCATCGGCAGCTAAATTTAGACAGCTCAAGGTATTAAAAAGTGTCGCAGATTATGGCAGCATGACACTTGCTGCGCAAAGCCTTGGGATTTCACAGCCTGCGGTCAGCAGAGTAATTTCAGATCTAACTGAATTATTTGGATTTTCTCTATTTGATCGAAAGGATGGCTTGCTTATACCTTCGAAAGAAACGCGTTACATCCTACCTGATATTAGCCGGGTGATCGAGTTAATGGATCAAATTCAACACACCTCGAGAGATCTCACCGCGCGGCGGGCTGGTCACCTAAGGGTTGCTTGCCTTCCAGGATTTGCGACAAGCCATTTGCCGAATGTTGTAGCTAGCTTTTTAGAAAAACGGCCTGACGTGACAATAACAATTGAACCTGATCGCCCTGAGAGGATCTTGGAATGGATAATCGGCGAGCAATACGATTGTGGGATTACCGATGCATTTACCGGCCACCCGGCCATTGAAAGCATCACTATGGACATTCGTACTGTCTGCATTTTTCCGCTATCCCATAGGTTCTCTGAGCTCTCCACAATAACACCCAAAGAACTTGATAATGAGCGTCTGATACACGCGCGCCGTGATAGTTACTTCTTCCAAGCGCTAAATGAAGTTTTTCGTAACTATTCAGTTAGACCCAAGCATACCGTTGAGACCCGTCAGTTCACAGGAGCTTGTGAGTTAGTCGCCCGTAACGTGGGCGTTTCAATTGTCAGTGAGCTTGATGCGAGAACATATCATGGTCAACTGAATTTTCGGCCATTTACCCCCAATATTCCTCACCAATTATCTCTGGTGCGTCCAACGCATCAAACTGCTTCGATGATAACATTGGATTTTATGGAGCAATTCAAGGCAAGTTTGGAGGATCTTTTAGTTTGA
- a CDS encoding IS6 family transposase, whose amino-acid sequence MTKHSPFRYFKTSPEIIRLAVMLYVRFPLSLRNVEDLLHERGIEISHETVRFWWNRFGPMFAAEIRRNRVSRMRSYSNWQWHLDEVFVKINGETHYLWRAVDHEGEVLESYVTKRRDRKAALKFLRKAMKRYGGPEVVVTDKLRSYCAAMKVVGNADRQETGRWVNNRAENSHLPFRRRERAMLRFRQMRYLQKFAAVHSSVHNHFNQERHFYSRDNFKLNRAAALTEWRQLLSA is encoded by the coding sequence ATGACAAAACACTCCCCATTCAGGTATTTTAAAACGAGCCCTGAGATCATCCGCTTGGCTGTGATGCTTTACGTTCGTTTTCCGCTCTCACTCCGTAACGTGGAAGATCTTCTGCACGAACGAGGCATTGAGATCAGCCACGAAACAGTTCGGTTTTGGTGGAATAGATTTGGTCCGATGTTTGCTGCTGAGATACGAAGAAACCGGGTCAGTCGGATGCGATCTTATTCGAACTGGCAATGGCACTTGGACGAGGTCTTCGTAAAGATAAATGGAGAGACACATTATCTCTGGCGCGCCGTTGATCACGAAGGTGAGGTGCTGGAAAGTTATGTAACCAAGCGCCGAGACCGCAAAGCGGCTTTGAAATTTCTCAGAAAAGCAATGAAGCGCTACGGCGGGCCAGAGGTAGTTGTGACGGATAAACTACGTTCCTACTGCGCTGCAATGAAAGTTGTTGGCAATGCGGATCGGCAGGAAACGGGTCGCTGGGTAAACAATAGGGCGGAGAATTCCCACTTGCCGTTTCGACGACGAGAACGCGCTATGCTCCGCTTCCGACAGATGCGATATCTGCAAAAGTTCGCTGCCGTCCACTCTTCAGTCCACAACCATTTCAATCAGGAGCGCCACTTCTACTCACGAGATAATTTCAAGCTAAACCGTGCCGCAGCTCTCACTGAGTGGCGCCAACTATTGAGCGCATAG
- a CDS encoding PLP-dependent cysteine synthase family protein, with the protein MNAKTIRATKGRGMLYNSILDTVGDTPVVRINNLAPNGVRVYVKVESFNPAASIKDRLALNIIEAAERDGTLKPGQTVVEATSGNTGIGLAMVCAQKGYPLVVTMADSFSVERRRLMRMLGAKVVLTPRAQKGTGMYMKAVELAEKHGWFLARQFETSANADIHESTTAREIIGDFAGDRLDYVVSGYGTGGTVTGLARVLRKERPETRIVLTEPANAQLVGSGIAQPRSADGGPAAGHPSFEPHPIQGWTPDFIPNVLQECLDSGGYDELIPVPGADGIAWAKKLAQREGILTGISGGATVAVAMGIAERAKPGSVILAMLADTGERYLTTPLFADIPEDMDADEAALSQSTPGYQMG; encoded by the coding sequence ATGAACGCCAAGACCATACGCGCAACCAAGGGACGCGGGATGCTGTACAACAGCATTCTGGATACAGTTGGTGATACGCCAGTCGTACGGATCAACAATCTCGCACCGAATGGGGTACGGGTTTACGTAAAAGTAGAATCGTTTAATCCGGCTGCGTCAATCAAGGATCGGCTGGCGTTGAACATCATTGAAGCGGCAGAGCGCGACGGCACCCTGAAGCCTGGGCAAACTGTGGTGGAGGCGACCAGCGGCAACACTGGCATCGGGCTCGCGATGGTTTGCGCGCAAAAAGGCTATCCATTGGTTGTGACAATGGCCGACAGCTTTTCGGTCGAGCGGCGCCGACTGATGCGGATGCTGGGCGCAAAGGTGGTGCTAACCCCGCGCGCGCAGAAAGGTACGGGCATGTACATGAAGGCCGTCGAACTGGCCGAAAAGCATGGCTGGTTTCTGGCCCGCCAGTTTGAAACCTCGGCGAATGCGGACATCCATGAATCCACCACGGCGCGTGAGATCATCGGCGACTTTGCCGGAGACCGGCTCGACTATGTGGTGTCTGGCTATGGCACCGGCGGAACGGTTACCGGGCTTGCGCGTGTCCTACGCAAAGAGCGGCCAGAGACGCGGATCGTCCTGACTGAACCTGCAAACGCTCAACTGGTCGGCAGCGGCATTGCGCAACCGCGCAGCGCGGATGGTGGGCCTGCTGCGGGTCACCCAAGCTTTGAGCCGCATCCGATTCAGGGATGGACACCTGATTTCATTCCGAACGTTTTGCAAGAGTGTCTAGACAGTGGCGGCTATGATGAGTTGATTCCGGTTCCGGGTGCCGACGGCATCGCTTGGGCCAAAAAGTTGGCGCAACGCGAGGGGATTTTGACCGGCATTTCAGGCGGTGCAACTGTCGCTGTGGCGATGGGGATTGCCGAACGTGCAAAGCCCGGGTCGGTGATCCTCGCAATGTTAGCTGATACTGGCGAAAGATACCTGACAACCCCACTTTTTGCCGACATTCCCGAAGACATGGATGCGGATGAGGCTGCGCTGTCGCAATCGACCCCCGGATATCAGATGGGCTGA
- a CDS encoding IS6 family transposase, which translates to MTKHSPFRYFKTSPEIIRLAVMLYVRFPLSLRNVEDLLHERGIEISHETVRFWWNRFGPMLAAEIRRNRVSRMRSYSNWQWHLDEVFVKINGETHYLWRAVDHEGEVLESYVTKRRDRKAALKFLRKAMKRYGGPEAVVTDKLRSYGAAMKVVGNADRQETGRWVNNRAENSHLPFRRRERAMLRFRQMRCLQKFAAVHSSVHNHFNQERHFYSRDNFKINRTAALTEWRQLLSA; encoded by the coding sequence ATGACAAAACACTCCCCATTCAGGTACTTTAAAACGAGCCCTGAGATCATCCGCTTGGCTGTGATGCTGTACGTTCGTTTTCCGCTCTCACTCCGTAACGTGGAAGATCTTCTGCACGAACGAGGCATTGAGATCAGCCACGAAACAGTTCGGTTTTGGTGGAATAGATTTGGTCCGATGTTGGCTGCTGAGATACGAAGAAACCGGGTCAGTCGGATGCGATCTTATTCGAACTGGCAATGGCACTTGGACGAGGTCTTCGTAAAGATAAATGGAGAGACACATTATCTCTGGCGCGCCGTTGATCACGAAGGTGAGGTGCTGGAAAGTTATGTTACCAAGCGCCGAGACCGCAAAGCGGCATTGAAATTTCTCAGAAAAGCAATGAAGCGCTACGGCGGGCCAGAAGCAGTTGTGACGGACAAACTACGTTCCTACGGCGCTGCAATGAAAGTTGTTGGCAACGCGGATCGGCAGGAAACGGGTCGCTGGGTAAACAATAGGGCGGAGAATTCCCACTTGCCGTTTCGACGACGAGAACGCGCTATGCTCCGTTTTCGACAAATGCGATGTCTGCAGAAGTTCGCTGCAGTCCACTCTTCAGTCCACAACCATTTCAATCAGGAGCGCCACTTCTACTCACGAGACAATTTCAAGATCAATCGAACCGCCGCTCTTACTGAGTGGCGCCAACTATTGAGCGCATAG
- a CDS encoding DUF3303 domain-containing protein, translating into MIFMITMTHDYSTCQTHDPERGPLWKNTLRSLPDHGLKIHANYVNRLEHKGYMVVEADSFEQIDAAFDPVLEMGHFEVTPVMQR; encoded by the coding sequence ATGATCTTTATGATTACAATGACACACGACTATTCAACTTGCCAAACCCATGATCCTGAAAGAGGGCCGCTGTGGAAAAATACGCTCAGAAGTTTACCAGACCACGGGCTTAAGATTCACGCAAATTACGTAAACAGACTTGAGCATAAGGGTTATATGGTTGTTGAAGCAGATAGTTTTGAACAAATTGATGCTGCTTTTGATCCAGTTTTAGAGATGGGTCACTTTGAAGTAACGCCAGTTATGCAGCGTTAA
- a CDS encoding PepSY-associated TM helix domain-containing protein, producing the protein MAYFLKYTRTLHSWFGVIALPWVILFGLTGFYLNHPGMIEKILPLQSYQENTSDYVKLSKPLSAEDAAEIARRYWSDSKMKSVSRATYHGYDVIEFEREAGAIIVVSDTGHYYVKSRLQNKMFAPDGSLENRKIYWAYVFGVFHRTGWLGWSIGTVLADITAIALIIFGFSGLVLWYLPKHKRFKRRLGRMLP; encoded by the coding sequence ATGGCATATTTCTTAAAATATACGAGGACGCTGCACTCGTGGTTTGGGGTAATCGCTCTTCCTTGGGTAATACTTTTCGGCTTGACTGGTTTCTATCTAAATCATCCTGGAATGATTGAAAAAATTTTGCCCTTGCAGAGTTACCAAGAAAACACCTCTGATTACGTCAAGCTAAGCAAGCCATTGTCGGCAGAGGACGCCGCCGAAATAGCTCGTCGATATTGGTCCGATAGTAAAATGAAATCGGTTTCACGTGCGACCTATCATGGTTACGATGTGATCGAATTTGAACGTGAGGCCGGTGCTATCATTGTTGTATCTGATACCGGCCATTATTATGTGAAATCACGTTTGCAGAATAAGATGTTTGCCCCGGATGGTTCGCTTGAAAATAGAAAGATATACTGGGCCTATGTGTTCGGCGTGTTTCACCGCACGGGTTGGCTGGGATGGAGTATCGGCACGGTTTTGGCGGACATTACGGCAATAGCGCTTATTATATTTGGCTTTAGTGGATTGGTTTTGTGGTACTTGCCAAAGCATAAGCGCTTTAAGCGTAGACTGGGAAGAATGTTGCCCTGA
- a CDS encoding helix-turn-helix transcriptional regulator, with translation MNMVSQTQINLVLVVKAVAFVFFLFDIIFDVRDHMLEAVMYETSELIHLLFEGFAVVAIGAGIWLTFQYQTVLKEQANSAEQNLYYLRNDFDSLLKKKFESWGFTDAEREIAILVLRGFTNAQIAELRETKVGTVKVQIHKLIQKTNSASRTDFMAVFMDEFLDFAAESQ, from the coding sequence ATGAATATGGTTAGCCAAACGCAAATTAATTTGGTCTTAGTAGTGAAAGCTGTTGCGTTTGTGTTCTTTCTTTTTGATATCATTTTTGATGTTAGAGACCACATGTTAGAAGCAGTGATGTACGAAACCTCTGAGCTCATACATCTGCTATTTGAAGGATTCGCTGTGGTAGCGATTGGTGCGGGTATTTGGCTAACTTTTCAGTATCAGACGGTTTTGAAAGAACAGGCTAACAGTGCAGAACAGAACCTTTACTATTTAAGAAATGATTTCGACAGTTTGTTGAAGAAAAAATTTGAATCTTGGGGCTTTACTGATGCTGAACGAGAAATCGCAATTCTCGTATTACGAGGGTTCACAAATGCACAGATAGCAGAACTGCGTGAAACGAAGGTAGGTACTGTGAAAGTACAAATTCACAAGCTGATCCAAAAGACAAATTCTGCTTCTCGTACTGATTTCATGGCTGTATTCATGGATGAGTTTTTGGACTTTGCAGCAGAGAGCCAATAA
- a CDS encoding winged helix-turn-helix domain-containing protein, with amino-acid sequence MAWIFGDFRLDPERFELSCGSELVRLEPQVLALICLLVRHHDRMVTKDEIVEKVWHGQSVSDASISSRIRSARLAVGDDGHHQTTIRTVHGRGFRFVAEVVETAPAQAAAATATPEPNSRLTGRPSIAILPFRPLAMTPELAILANAIPYEIIQALSRLRWLAVIARGSSFRFRKPDPDLDLVATALGARYVLSGIIEANVSGLAVTLELSDASTNEVIWGDRLGAPLDAIDDLRNRIVARLVTALDVYIPLNEARSAQMAAIETLDAWTIYHLGLQHLYRFTTTDNQRAKGLFERAVMLDPHFARAHAGLSFTSFLEAFLHLGPDVKEAARAARHHAERGLELDSLDPFANFTMGRSQWLTHDLDAAAEWLDRATTLNPNYAQGFYSSAMTSMLIGNLAATEVRLDTALQLSPLDPLLYGMHGVRSQMFIQSGDYAAAARWGDRAAATPGAHYLIAMVAMVANGLAERHETAARWRQKVRQRKPNASAGHYFAAFPTRDIASKTLIADELRRHGF; translated from the coding sequence ATGGCGTGGATTTTTGGTGACTTCCGACTTGACCCCGAACGATTTGAGTTATCCTGCGGCAGCGAGTTGGTGCGGCTGGAGCCGCAGGTTCTTGCGCTTATTTGTCTCCTTGTACGTCATCACGACAGAATGGTGACTAAGGACGAGATCGTCGAAAAGGTCTGGCACGGGCAGAGTGTGTCGGACGCCAGCATTTCGAGCCGCATCAGGTCGGCGCGCCTGGCGGTGGGCGACGATGGCCATCATCAGACGACAATCCGGACAGTGCATGGAAGAGGCTTTCGTTTCGTGGCGGAGGTTGTAGAAACCGCTCCTGCACAAGCCGCCGCAGCAACGGCCACCCCGGAACCAAACAGTCGGTTAACAGGAAGGCCCTCGATTGCCATTTTGCCGTTTCGACCATTGGCGATGACGCCGGAGCTTGCCATCCTTGCGAATGCAATCCCGTATGAGATCATTCAGGCGTTGTCGCGTCTTCGCTGGCTGGCGGTGATCGCGCGTGGGTCGTCATTCCGGTTCCGCAAACCCGACCCGGACCTCGACCTTGTCGCAACCGCACTTGGTGCCCGCTATGTCCTTTCCGGGATCATCGAAGCCAATGTAAGTGGGCTGGCCGTCACGCTCGAACTTTCCGACGCCAGCACCAACGAGGTGATCTGGGGTGATCGGCTTGGGGCTCCGCTTGATGCAATCGACGATCTTCGCAACCGCATCGTCGCACGTCTTGTCACGGCGCTGGATGTTTACATTCCTCTGAACGAGGCCCGCAGCGCACAAATGGCCGCGATCGAGACGCTAGATGCCTGGACCATTTATCATCTGGGGCTGCAACACCTTTATCGCTTTACCACCACCGACAATCAACGGGCAAAGGGCCTCTTCGAACGGGCAGTCATGCTGGACCCGCATTTTGCGCGCGCGCATGCGGGTCTTTCCTTCACAAGTTTTCTTGAGGCGTTTCTTCATCTTGGGCCCGATGTGAAAGAAGCAGCGCGCGCAGCGCGCCATCATGCCGAAAGAGGGTTGGAATTGGACTCGCTGGATCCTTTTGCCAATTTTACCATGGGCCGTTCGCAATGGTTGACCCATGACCTTGACGCAGCTGCGGAATGGCTTGACCGGGCCACCACGCTGAACCCTAACTATGCGCAGGGATTTTATTCTTCAGCCATGACGTCGATGCTGATCGGAAACTTGGCCGCGACTGAGGTCCGACTGGATACAGCATTGCAGCTTAGCCCGCTGGACCCATTGCTATACGGCATGCATGGGGTCCGGTCGCAAATGTTCATCCAGTCCGGCGACTATGCCGCCGCCGCCCGCTGGGGCGATCGGGCGGCCGCCACGCCTGGTGCACACTACCTGATCGCCATGGTAGCAATGGTTGCAAATGGGCTGGCAGAGCGTCACGAGACAGCCGCACGCTGGCGACAGAAGGTCCGCCAGAGAAAGCCAAATGCGAGTGCTGGGCATTACTTTGCCGCCTTTCCGACCCGCGATATCGCATCCAAAACGCTGATCGCAGACGAGCTGCGCCGCCATGGCTTTTGA